From Chryseobacterium gallinarum, one genomic window encodes:
- a CDS encoding AraC family transcriptional regulator, with translation MSELENILREITPLSPEDSFLVFDRIKASFDFPYHYHPEIEINFIYKGKGYRRMIGDHTGEIGNIELVLVGPNLPHCWANYRCKNRKTHEITIQFNQDFFHQALMEKNILKPINNLMKDSIRGILFSTETAEKLKDSFLNLSKMNSFESFIEIMKILNELAVAEDKKFLSSYSIELETFADNDKMKIVHDFVHKNFENKITLSKVASLVNMSNVTFNRFIKKRTGKTFVNYLNEIRISYAARWLMEKNLTVFEIAFEAGFNNIANFNKVFKSIKKTTPSEFKEQFKGVKKIE, from the coding sequence ATGAGTGAATTAGAAAATATTTTGAGGGAAATAACTCCACTTTCTCCGGAAGATAGTTTTCTTGTGTTTGACAGGATCAAGGCGTCGTTTGATTTCCCTTATCATTATCATCCTGAAATTGAAATTAATTTTATATATAAGGGAAAAGGATACCGCAGAATGATAGGTGACCATACAGGTGAGATAGGAAATATTGAACTGGTATTGGTAGGCCCCAATTTGCCGCATTGTTGGGCAAACTACCGGTGTAAAAACAGAAAAACCCACGAGATTACCATACAATTCAATCAGGATTTCTTTCATCAGGCATTAATGGAGAAGAATATCCTGAAACCTATTAATAATCTGATGAAAGATTCCATCAGGGGAATCCTGTTTTCTACTGAGACTGCAGAAAAACTAAAAGACTCGTTTTTGAATCTCTCAAAAATGAATAGTTTTGAATCGTTTATAGAGATTATGAAGATCCTCAACGAATTGGCCGTTGCAGAAGATAAAAAGTTTCTATCATCATATAGTATAGAATTGGAAACTTTTGCCGATAATGATAAAATGAAGATTGTACACGACTTCGTTCATAAAAATTTTGAAAATAAAATAACATTGAGCAAAGTGGCTTCTCTTGTGAATATGAGTAATGTGACGTTCAACAGATTCATTAAAAAAAGGACAGGTAAAACATTTGTGAATTATCTTAATGAGATAAGAATCAGCTATGCAGCCCGTTGGCTGATGGAGAAAAATCTCACTGTTTTTGAAATTGCTTTTGAGGCAGGCTTTAATAATATTGCCAATTTTAATAAAGTTTTTAAATCCATCAAAAAAACGACCCCTTCGGAATTTAAGGAACAGTTTAAAGGTGTTAAAAAAATTGAATAA
- a CDS encoding SusC/RagA family TonB-linked outer membrane protein, producing the protein MRKAVIPVLLVFSLAANAQEKKTTDTTKTTDIQEVVVTSLGIKRQARSLTYSSQQIGGDELTEVKTPNLLNSINGKVSNVQINKTNGGVGGSVRIVMRGDKSTRNSQPLFVIDGIPIINNTGGPDAMVFSQMPDTGDIFSMINPEDIQSINFLKGASASALYGAQGGNGVVLITTKKGSKGKSRLSFTSSLTFDKAYDLPKLQYSYLQTTPHDPATRTPGSESSWGVKGTSKDYVKDFLKTGTTLTNSLTFSAGNEKSQNFFSIGNTTNEGIIPTSNFKQYNINFKNSSKFLDDKLTLEANVMASLQDSKNRISPGRWFSPLTSLYWLPRGVDFDYYANNYSYLDKSRNLPAQNWWNIDSNGVFSTEDQNPMWVLNRNPVTTTNKNFYGSASLNYAINSWLNIQARGNYSYYFSDTERQISAYSLSTVLPGTYDGKKNGRLIKNTIERTTKYGDVILLGSPHITDDISFDFTVGASISDLRSLTSKIDNSLLKVPNLFTANNLYWPKERDESVASYTIYNGNRQDQSVFASTTIGYKKLVYLDLTYRNDWSSTLADLYGKTNVSFDYQSVGANAILSDIFTLPKPISFWKVRASYARVGNALDPVLINHISGFDAGTPVGFSGSPITGEEFKDLWLKPELNKTFEAGTELRFLNNRLSFDFTYYRSNTTNQMLKDVSAVGFGDPYNNGKVTINAGNIQNTGFESAISYDIFKGQKFGWTTTFNASSNKNKIIELLPVKYFQDSNISLELVGSGYNRLKVGGSFGDIYGFAFLRDDQGRIIVDENGVPRRTTNREYLGNPNPKFMLGLNNTFNIGNLNVSFLIDGKFGGQVLSITQAMNDQLGVSKASADARDAGGVVIENAVKEDGTPYNGKTDAQAYYSSVGGRDPLTEAYMYKATAVRLRQASVSYTFKLNSKYLTDATVSFIGTNLFFLYKKAPFDPEQVSGVNPGGVGVDIFGIPITRSLGFSVKLNF; encoded by the coding sequence ATGAGAAAAGCAGTTATACCGGTTCTATTAGTTTTTTCCCTTGCAGCCAACGCTCAGGAGAAAAAAACAACCGACACCACTAAGACAACCGATATTCAGGAGGTTGTTGTTACTTCTTTGGGGATTAAAAGGCAAGCCAGATCTTTAACATACTCCAGCCAGCAAATCGGTGGAGATGAGCTGACAGAAGTGAAAACGCCCAATCTTTTAAATTCAATCAACGGGAAAGTTTCCAATGTACAAATTAATAAAACCAATGGTGGTGTAGGAGGGTCTGTAAGGATAGTAATGCGTGGAGATAAGTCTACAAGAAACAGCCAGCCCCTTTTTGTAATAGATGGTATACCAATTATTAATAATACCGGAGGTCCGGATGCGATGGTATTTTCTCAAATGCCGGACACCGGGGATATTTTCAGTATGATTAATCCGGAGGATATCCAAAGTATTAATTTCCTGAAAGGGGCTTCGGCATCAGCATTGTATGGGGCCCAGGGAGGTAATGGTGTAGTATTAATTACGACGAAAAAAGGCTCAAAAGGAAAAAGTAGATTATCTTTTACATCCAGTCTCACTTTTGACAAGGCATATGATTTGCCGAAACTTCAATACAGTTATCTTCAAACTACTCCACATGACCCTGCTACTCGTACTCCTGGTTCTGAAAGCAGCTGGGGAGTAAAAGGAACTTCCAAAGATTATGTAAAAGATTTTCTTAAAACCGGAACTACTTTAACCAATAGTCTTACCTTCAGTGCCGGAAATGAAAAATCACAAAACTTTTTCTCTATAGGTAATACAACCAATGAAGGAATCATCCCAACTTCTAATTTTAAACAATATAATATCAATTTTAAAAATTCAAGTAAATTTTTAGATGATAAGCTTACTTTAGAGGCTAATGTAATGGCTTCTTTACAGGATTCTAAAAACAGGATATCTCCCGGAAGATGGTTTTCTCCACTTACAAGCTTATATTGGTTACCAAGAGGGGTAGATTTTGATTATTATGCAAATAATTATTCATATTTGGACAAATCAAGAAACCTGCCTGCTCAAAACTGGTGGAACATAGATTCTAATGGGGTGTTTTCTACCGAGGACCAAAATCCGATGTGGGTGCTGAATAGAAACCCGGTGACCACAACTAATAAAAATTTTTACGGATCAGCTTCATTAAATTATGCAATTAATAGCTGGTTAAATATTCAGGCCAGAGGAAATTATAGTTATTATTTTTCTGATACAGAAAGGCAAATTTCTGCATATTCTCTTTCTACTGTTTTGCCGGGAACCTATGATGGTAAAAAAAATGGTAGGCTTATTAAAAATACGATTGAACGTACAACAAAATATGGTGATGTAATATTACTTGGATCACCACATATCACAGATGATATAAGTTTTGATTTTACGGTAGGTGCGAGCATTTCAGATTTACGTTCTTTAACTTCTAAAATCGATAACAGTTTATTGAAGGTACCTAATCTGTTTACTGCTAATAATTTATATTGGCCAAAAGAGCGTGATGAAAGTGTAGCTTCATACACGATATATAATGGAAACAGACAAGACCAATCTGTATTTGCCAGTACAACGATTGGTTATAAGAAATTGGTGTATCTCGATTTAACATACAGGAATGACTGGTCATCCACTTTAGCTGATCTGTATGGTAAAACCAATGTTTCTTTTGATTATCAATCTGTGGGCGCTAATGCCATTCTATCGGATATTTTCACTCTTCCTAAACCTATTAGTTTCTGGAAGGTAAGAGCTTCTTATGCTAGGGTAGGTAATGCCCTGGATCCTGTTCTGATCAATCATATCAGTGGTTTTGATGCAGGAACACCTGTAGGCTTCAGTGGTTCACCAATTACAGGGGAAGAATTTAAAGATCTTTGGTTAAAACCTGAACTTAACAAAACTTTTGAAGCCGGAACAGAATTAAGATTTTTAAACAATAGGTTAAGCTTCGATTTTACCTATTACAGATCAAATACGACGAACCAGATGCTGAAAGATGTGAGCGCAGTAGGGTTTGGAGATCCATATAACAATGGAAAGGTAACAATCAACGCAGGAAATATTCAAAATACAGGATTTGAGTCTGCTATTTCTTATGATATTTTTAAAGGTCAGAAATTTGGCTGGACTACTACTTTTAATGCCTCTTCCAATAAAAATAAGATTATAGAATTGCTTCCTGTAAAGTACTTCCAGGATTCTAATATTAGCCTTGAATTAGTAGGAAGTGGTTATAATAGACTTAAAGTAGGAGGATCTTTTGGAGATATTTATGGATTTGCTTTTTTAAGAGATGATCAGGGACGTATTATTGTAGATGAGAACGGGGTTCCTAGAAGAACCACCAATAGAGAATATTTAGGAAATCCAAATCCTAAGTTTATGCTTGGTCTTAATAATACATTCAATATTGGGAATCTTAATGTGAGCTTCCTCATAGATGGTAAGTTCGGGGGTCAGGTCCTGAGCATTACCCAGGCGATGAATGATCAGTTAGGAGTAAGTAAAGCATCTGCAGATGCGCGTGATGCCGGCGGTGTTGTTATAGAAAATGCAGTTAAAGAGGATGGAACGCCATATAACGGAAAAACAGATGCTCAAGCATATTATTCAAGTGTAGGAGGCAGAGATCCGTTAACTGAAGCCTATATGTATAAAGCTACGGCAGTACGATTGAGACAGGCATCTGTATCTTATACCTTTAAACTGAATTCAAAATATCTTACAGACGCTACAGTAAGTTTCATCGGAACAAATCTTTTCTTCTTATATAAGAAAGCTCCTTTTGATCCTGAACAAGTTTCAGGAGTAAACCCGGGAGGCGTTGGAGTAGATATTTTTGGAATTCCAATAACGAGATCATTAGGATTTTCAGTGAAATTAAATTTTTAA
- a CDS encoding SusD/RagB family nutrient-binding outer membrane lipoprotein, whose translation MKKYFKYKAFYLLMAAGLFTVSCTSEFDKINSEYTPGLGDEQLNADFGQLVASMKLMQRGLVHYNLGVYQLQQNLNADMFSGYFSTSNPFNGNNFNSTYFMMDNWNERIMITQLEDILNKKDVFKAVMEKTYPGYNFDKSLAIMDIIKVVASLKVSDVHGPVIYSRFNKPNSDGSTDFDSQADAYHYFIADLTKAIATLQNTSVAVEDKAVMKSADVFYGGDQIKWVKFANSLKLRIAMRMRYAAPADSKKYAEEALASPAGLIESNIDNALINYGTPSPIGGVIYDWGDCRSGAPLLAYLNGFKDPRISAYAFKATDPAVAGQYIGIRQGIDLKGDKTFYVNYSVPLADAAGGAYFAPGNQNGKGKIFTAAETWFLKAEAALFGYAGAGDAKSNYETGVRISMEEWGKSADYGTYIADDTSMEQPYIDPKNTVNNVPAGNPMLSTITIKWNETDNPERKLERIMTQKWLALYPDGSEAWAEQRRTGYPILFKNILNSSQGSIDTDKMIRRIPIPTKYRNNNPIGYQKAAATLNGPDNGGTKLWWDKK comes from the coding sequence ATGAAAAAATATTTTAAATATAAAGCGTTTTATTTATTAATGGCTGCAGGCCTGTTTACTGTAAGCTGTACTAGTGAATTTGATAAAATTAATAGTGAATATACTCCTGGTTTGGGTGATGAGCAGCTTAATGCTGATTTTGGTCAACTGGTGGCCTCTATGAAGTTAATGCAAAGAGGTCTAGTCCATTATAATCTTGGCGTTTATCAGTTGCAACAGAATTTGAATGCAGATATGTTTAGTGGATATTTTAGTACTTCTAATCCTTTCAACGGAAATAATTTCAATTCAACTTATTTTATGATGGATAACTGGAATGAAAGGATTATGATTACTCAATTGGAAGATATTCTTAACAAAAAAGATGTTTTTAAGGCTGTTATGGAGAAAACTTATCCTGGGTATAACTTTGATAAATCTTTGGCCATTATGGATATTATCAAAGTCGTTGCCAGTCTCAAAGTTTCCGATGTACATGGTCCGGTAATTTATAGCAGATTTAACAAGCCTAATAGTGATGGGTCTACTGATTTTGATTCTCAGGCAGATGCTTATCATTATTTTATTGCTGATTTAACAAAAGCAATTGCAACGCTTCAAAATACTAGTGTTGCTGTTGAGGATAAGGCTGTAATGAAATCTGCTGATGTATTTTATGGTGGAGACCAGATAAAGTGGGTAAAATTTGCCAATTCTCTTAAGTTAAGAATTGCTATGAGAATGCGATATGCAGCTCCTGCAGATTCCAAAAAGTACGCGGAGGAAGCACTTGCCTCTCCGGCTGGCCTTATTGAAAGTAATATTGACAATGCGTTAATTAATTATGGAACTCCTTCACCTATAGGAGGAGTGATCTACGATTGGGGAGATTGCAGATCGGGGGCTCCGCTTTTAGCATATCTGAATGGATTCAAAGACCCTAGAATCAGTGCCTATGCCTTTAAAGCAACAGATCCTGCAGTAGCAGGACAATATATTGGTATCCGTCAAGGTATTGACCTGAAAGGAGATAAAACTTTTTATGTTAATTATTCTGTTCCATTGGCGGATGCAGCCGGAGGAGCTTATTTCGCCCCGGGAAATCAGAATGGAAAAGGAAAAATATTTACAGCCGCAGAAACCTGGTTTTTAAAGGCCGAGGCCGCTTTGTTTGGGTATGCTGGAGCTGGTGACGCGAAAAGCAACTATGAAACGGGAGTAAGAATATCCATGGAAGAATGGGGGAAAAGTGCCGATTATGGGACATATATTGCGGATGATACTTCCATGGAACAGCCTTATATTGACCCTAAAAATACTGTTAATAATGTTCCGGCAGGAAACCCAATGTTAAGTACAATTACCATAAAATGGAACGAAACGGATAATCCGGAAAGAAAACTTGAAAGGATTATGACTCAGAAATGGTTGGCTCTATACCCCGATGGATCTGAAGCCTGGGCGGAACAAAGAAGAACGGGCTATCCAATATTATTTAAAAATATTTTGAACTCCAGTCAGGGAAGTATTGATACGGATAAAATGATAAGAAGAATACCGATCCCAACAAAATACCGTAACAATAATCCAATCGGGTATCAAAAAGCTGCTGCTACACTTAACGGGCCGGATAATGGAGGAACTAAATTATGGTGGGATAAGAAATAA
- a CDS encoding MFS transporter yields MGKNNSGIRLIHPILWISTLYFAMGVPFVTINAVSGIMYKDMGISDSQITFWTALIMFSWTLKPLWSPFLEICKTKKFFVVATQFAIGILFALVALSLPLPGFFKYSIALFAIIAFCGATHDIVADGTYISFLTNKEQAKYIGWQGAFYNLAKIISSGALVYFAGVLEKTKGVTHAWMIIMGIYAAVFFALAMYHSWILPKENKEEKKGKTAGNVRKELWEVITSFFTKPKIVWCVLFIILYRFAEGFAIKIAPLFFKAPRSSGGLGLSTSDIGLIYGTYGSAAFILGSVLAGYFISARGLKKSLIWLCCAFNIPFVVYALLAHYQPDDLLPVGIAVVVEYFGYGFGFVGLMLYMMQQIAPGKHKTAHYAFATGIMNLGVMIPGMFSGMISDWVGYKLFFIWVLIATVPAFLVTLFVPFPYSENKEEHN; encoded by the coding sequence ATGGGAAAGAACAACTCCGGAATTCGTCTGATTCATCCTATTCTTTGGATTTCCACATTATACTTTGCAATGGGAGTACCTTTTGTAACAATTAATGCGGTTTCCGGGATTATGTATAAGGATATGGGTATTTCAGATTCTCAGATTACGTTCTGGACGGCCCTTATTATGTTTTCATGGACATTAAAACCACTTTGGAGCCCGTTTCTGGAGATCTGTAAAACAAAAAAGTTCTTTGTTGTTGCGACCCAGTTTGCCATAGGAATTTTGTTTGCCCTGGTGGCATTAAGCCTTCCTTTACCTGGTTTTTTCAAATATAGCATTGCTTTGTTTGCCATTATTGCCTTTTGTGGAGCCACACATGATATTGTGGCGGATGGCACCTATATCAGTTTCCTTACAAATAAAGAACAGGCAAAATACATTGGCTGGCAGGGGGCTTTTTATAACCTGGCGAAAATTATCAGCAGCGGAGCGTTGGTTTATTTTGCAGGGGTATTGGAAAAAACAAAAGGAGTGACGCATGCCTGGATGATCATCATGGGAATTTATGCAGCTGTTTTCTTTGCCCTGGCAATGTATCATTCATGGATCTTGCCCAAAGAAAATAAAGAAGAAAAAAAAGGGAAAACAGCAGGAAATGTTCGTAAGGAATTGTGGGAGGTAATTACCTCCTTCTTTACCAAACCCAAGATTGTATGGTGTGTATTGTTCATTATATTATACCGTTTTGCAGAAGGTTTTGCAATTAAAATAGCACCCTTGTTTTTTAAAGCACCAAGATCTTCAGGAGGATTAGGACTATCTACATCAGATATCGGACTTATTTACGGAACATACGGCTCAGCAGCATTTATTTTAGGATCCGTATTAGCCGGGTATTTTATTTCGGCCCGCGGGCTGAAAAAATCATTGATATGGCTGTGTTGTGCATTCAATATCCCGTTTGTGGTATACGCACTGTTGGCCCATTATCAGCCTGATGATCTTTTACCTGTAGGGATTGCCGTAGTGGTGGAATATTTCGGGTATGGATTCGGTTTTGTAGGATTAATGCTGTATATGATGCAGCAGATTGCTCCGGGGAAACACAAAACCGCCCATTATGCATTTGCTACAGGAATTATGAACCTCGGAGTGATGATTCCGGGGATGTTCAGCGGAATGATCAGTGACTGGGTAGGATATAAACTATTCTTTATCTGGGTGCTGATTGCTACAGTTCCTGCATTCCTTGTAACCTTATTTGTTCCTTTTCCTTATTCAGAAAATAAAGAAGAACATAATTAA